The sequence GCACCACCACGGCATCGCGTACCGGATCAAACATGAGGGCTTGATCAAATGCAATCACTTTTGCCTGCACGCCGCTACCAACGACACCCAAATACCAGGCACTGACGATTTGATGCAAAACCTTGCTCAGGTCAGCGTTATCAGCAACCGCTCCAACCAACGCATCAACATCATTGATTTTTTTGATCTGCACAAATTGCCATAGATCAGCGGAATGCTTTTCGAACTCAACGAATTGCGCACTGAGCACCGCATAAAGGCGCGCGCTGACTGCCGAATTAGGTTTCAGTTTGGCGGTAAGCAATGCAGATAAGGCAAGAAAATCACTCTGCTGCTGAGTTTTCAGATTAGGTGCTGTGGTGACGCTAGTTGTTGTTTGCGCCGAGGCTTGCTGTAACCAGCGTGGCAGACTTATCACGGCAAAGCTTGCACCCGCCAGCAAAAACAGATCGCGTCGATTAAGGCGATAGGGCGATGTAGTAACGCTTAAATCATTATAAGGGGTTGCATGCGTGTCGCCAGGAAGGTTACGCTTGAGGAATTGATGGTCGCTTTGATGGCTACCTTGATGGTAAGCGCGATTATTATCCGAATTATCAAAATGACTATTGGATGGACCGTCTGGTTGATTGTTGGCTGGCGTGCCGTGTTGGCTTGATCGTTGGTCGATTGAGTGATCTGGACGTGGCTTCATGTGGCGAGTCCTTTCTGCCTTGTGGATGATCCGATTATACTGACGGGAGCTTTTTAATTGCGGGACCTTTTGCTAACATTTTTAGATGACATTTCCCTTTGACTTTCATTAATGCAATTTAGTTCATGAAACCTATAGCCCCCGGCACAGTCATCTTTCATCGCTATCGTGGATATGGCGTTATCGTCACGGTCAATTTGCTGACCGGTTGGATTTCGGCGCGTTTCGGTAGCGAAATACGCACGCTTGATCTAAATTTGTCCTCGGACGAGATCCAACATGCAGATGGCGAACCGATACTGTTTCGACATGCCCCGCCGGATCGGATGCCGCATGCGCGCCTGATGGCGATGCTGCGTGAGTTACACAACGCCGGTTATCAGCGTTTGTATTTATACACTTGGCCGAAACCCTCCGGCATGCATTGGCGCTGGCATTTATTTTGTGGCCGCCATAACTGGCTGGAGCGACCACGACGCGAGGGATGGTATGGCTCGGGCGCTGATTACAACTTTAATCCGATTCTGGGATGGGGCGACAATCCCGGAGCCTCGGCCAGTGAACTTGCCAGTTCACTGGCGCAATTCGACCCGCAAGGCTTTGCACAAGCGTTGGGCGATGATGAAGAGCACACGCGTTGGTTCGCCACGATTTGTGATGCGTTATTGCCGGATTATGCGTTTAGTCTGGCTTGGGATGCGAACGGCGCAGGCGGGCACGCGGCAAAGGCTGCAAGCATGCCGGATAGCTTGCCGGTTATCCCGGTCCGTAGCGGAGTACCGGAATACAGCGGACCGGCATTGCCGTGGCCGCCAGGATGGGCAAGGTTGTGGCACGGCGCCAGACGCACCGAGATACAGAACAATATCATCACGCTTAAGCTTTACGATTAAGCGCGGCGGTCTATAGTTAGCGATTCGCTAACGCAGCAGGATTTAATACGTTCTCTGGCGTATCGTTAGCGAAGTCCACGACGTTCTGTAGCGCAGTACGGAAATATAATTCATACCCGTCTTTTTCTACGTATCCTAAATGCGGCGAGGCCAACACGTTGTCCATTTTTAGCAAAGGGCTATCGTGCTTCAAAGGCTCGGACTCATACACATCAAGCGCCGCAAAACCGGGGCGTCCTTGTTGCAGTGCTGGCAACAAAGCGTCAGTCGCCACCAATTCGGCACGGCTAGTATTAACAAAAATCGCGGTCGGCTTCATACCTGCTAAATTTTCTGCTGTGACGATTCCACGGGTTGCCTCGTTCAAGCGCAGATGGAGCGACAAAACATCCGCTTCGGCAAAGAACTGCTCCTTTGAACTGGCGACCAGATAGCCATCTTCCAGCGCGGCAGCACGGCTGGCATCGCGGCCCCAGATCATCACGCGCATACCGAATGCTTTTCCATAACCGGCCACCATACGACCAATTTTTCCGTATCCCCACACCCCTAACGTGCGCCCTTTCAAGGCAACACCGAGACCGTTGAATTGCGGTTCTGACGATGCCGTTTGCCACAAACCTTGTTGTAAATTATGCACGTATTGCGGTATCCGTCGTGCCGCCGCCATAATTAATGCCCAAGTCAATTCAGCTGGTGCAGTCGGGTCACCAGATCCCTCTGTAATGGCAATATTTAACGCTGTAGCGGCGTCTACATCGATGTGACCACTTACTTTTCCGGTTTGAGAGATGAGCTTCAAATGGGGTAATTTTTGTAGTAGCGCTTTAGAAAGTACCGTCCGCTCACGAATGAGAACCAAAACCTCAAAACTGGCGAGACGTATCGCTAACTGGCCGCTTCCACGCGCAGAGTTGGTAAATACCTTCACTTCATGATCTTGTAATAATGCAAAACATTCGAGATGTCTGACGGCATCTTGATAATCGTCAAGTATGGCTATTTTCATATTATTTTTCGCGAGGAAAGATTTGAGGGAGTCATAAATTCACGATCTCGTAATAAAGCAACGGCATACGCAAAACCGCAAATACCTTACTACATTAGTTGGTCATTATTACTACAATTCGAGTGTACAATTAATACCTACTTGCCAGTAATTGCCGATCTGCACCATAGAAAAATAACATAAACACACCGATAAAGGGATGGTACAGCATCACAGTTTAATGCTCGGCAAGTTTGAAAAGAGTCCATTTTTACCGAATATAGAACACAGATAAAACACATGCTTTTGTTTTAAAAGATAAAAAACCAAAGTTAAGTAGCGTCGCCGCCAACCCGAGAATATTGCCGGCCAGTGATCATGAAGCGGCGGCCTGCCATTGCACCCAAACATTTCTAAAATTTCTATATTGGAGGTAGTTTTATGAATCACCCTTACAGCGCTCACATATTACGCGCCCTGGCCGTTACGCCGCCAGCCTTTGTCAAACAGCAAAAACTGATTAACTGGGTAAACGAGATTGCAGCGCTGACCAAACCAGAAGCCATTCATTGGTGCGACGGCTCTCAAGAAGAGTACGATCAACTGTGCGCTGAAATGGTCGCTGCTGGCACCATGAAAAAGCTGAATCAGGCCAAGCGACCAAATAGTTATCTGGCGTGTTCCGATCCTTCGGATGTCGCCCGCGTGGAAGATCGCACCTTTATTTGTTCTGCACAAAAAGAAGATGCCGGTCCGACCAATAACTGGACCGATCCAGCTGAAATGCGGATCACCATGGCAGGCTTATTCGAGGGCTGCATGCAAGGTCGGACTATGTACGTGGTGCCGTTTTCGATGGGTCCGCTCGGCTCTGATATCGCCCATATCGGGGTTGAACTCTCCGACTCCCCGTATGTGGCGGTCAATATGCGCATCATGACGCGCATGGGCAAAGCGGTGTACGACGTGTTGGGCACCGATGGCGAATTTGTACCGTGCGTGCACTCAGTTGGCGCGCCGCTGCAAGCCGGTCAAAAGGACGTGGCGTGGCCTTGCAATCCGACAAAATACATCGTTCACTACCCTGAGACGCGTGAAATCTGGTCGTATGGATCAGGCTACGGCGGCAATGCTTTACTCGGCAAAAAATGCTTTGCGCTGCGTATCGCCTCGAACATGGGGCGTGATGCTGGCTGGCTGGCAGAACACATGCTCATTCTTGGCGTAGAGTCTCCTGCCGGCAAAAAACACTATGTGGCCGCTGCATTTCCATCGGCATGCGGTAAGACCAACTTTGCAATGCTGATTCCACCGGTCGGTTTTGAGG is a genomic window of Glaciimonas sp. CA11.2 containing:
- a CDS encoding D-2-hydroxyacid dehydrogenase family protein, with amino-acid sequence MKIAILDDYQDAVRHLECFALLQDHEVKVFTNSARGSGQLAIRLASFEVLVLIRERTVLSKALLQKLPHLKLISQTGKVSGHIDVDAATALNIAITEGSGDPTAPAELTWALIMAAARRIPQYVHNLQQGLWQTASSEPQFNGLGVALKGRTLGVWGYGKIGRMVAGYGKAFGMRVMIWGRDASRAAALEDGYLVASSKEQFFAEADVLSLHLRLNEATRGIVTAENLAGMKPTAIFVNTSRAELVATDALLPALQQGRPGFAALDVYESEPLKHDSPLLKMDNVLASPHLGYVEKDGYELYFRTALQNVVDFANDTPENVLNPAALANR
- a CDS encoding L-asparaginase, which produces MKPIAPGTVIFHRYRGYGVIVTVNLLTGWISARFGSEIRTLDLNLSSDEIQHADGEPILFRHAPPDRMPHARLMAMLRELHNAGYQRLYLYTWPKPSGMHWRWHLFCGRHNWLERPRREGWYGSGADYNFNPILGWGDNPGASASELASSLAQFDPQGFAQALGDDEEHTRWFATICDALLPDYAFSLAWDANGAGGHAAKAASMPDSLPVIPVRSGVPEYSGPALPWPPGWARLWHGARRTEIQNNIITLKLYD
- a CDS encoding sorbitol dehydrogenase family protein, yielding MKPRPDHSIDQRSSQHGTPANNQPDGPSNSHFDNSDNNRAYHQGSHQSDHQFLKRNLPGDTHATPYNDLSVTTSPYRLNRRDLFLLAGASFAVISLPRWLQQASAQTTTSVTTAPNLKTQQQSDFLALSALLTAKLKPNSAVSARLYAVLSAQFVEFEKHSADLWQFVQIKKINDVDALVGAVADNADLSKVLHQIVSAWYLGVVGSGVQAKVIAFDQALMFDPVRDAVVVPTYCRAAPGYWVKKPAQLVAMKARV